Proteins encoded by one window of Halomonas chromatireducens:
- a CDS encoding NAD(P)/FAD-dependent oxidoreductase, translating to MSTNPNHEHVASYYAATANPSPARPTLAGDIECDVCVVGAGFTGISAALHLAEQGVQVVVLEAARVGFGASGRNGGQIVNSYSRDMDVIEAKYGSETARALGDMAFEGNRIIRKRIAQYAIQCDLKDGNLFAACNDKQMQGLVEHKALWERYGHHELELLEGPALKREVNSDRYVGALVDHSGGHLHPLNLVLGEAMAFEALGGVIHEQTPVLEVRHGEPVVLRTPQGTVTAQRVVMAGNAYLQGVLPELENRSMPCGTQIITTEPLPETLRRELIPNDMAVEDCNYLLDYYRFTADGRLLYGGGVNYGGQDPADIAAVIPPQLLKTFPSLAEANIDYAWSGNFLMTLSRLPQFGRLNGNVYYAQGYSGHGVTCSHLAGRLIAEVMRGESERFDAFAGLPHLPFPGGRLMRVPLSALGAWYYSLRDRLGY from the coding sequence ATGTCGACCAACCCCAATCACGAACATGTGGCGTCCTACTATGCGGCGACGGCCAATCCATCGCCGGCGCGTCCCACCCTTGCGGGCGACATCGAGTGTGACGTCTGCGTGGTCGGGGCTGGGTTTACCGGTATTTCCGCAGCGCTTCACCTCGCCGAGCAGGGGGTGCAGGTGGTGGTGCTGGAGGCGGCCCGGGTCGGCTTTGGCGCGTCGGGTCGCAACGGCGGGCAGATCGTCAACAGCTACAGCCGTGACATGGACGTGATCGAGGCAAAGTACGGCAGCGAGACCGCCAGGGCGCTGGGCGACATGGCCTTCGAGGGCAACCGCATCATCCGCAAACGCATAGCGCAATATGCGATTCAATGCGACCTGAAGGACGGCAACCTGTTCGCTGCCTGCAATGACAAACAGATGCAGGGGCTGGTCGAGCACAAGGCCCTCTGGGAGCGCTACGGCCACCATGAGCTGGAGCTGCTGGAAGGCCCGGCATTGAAGCGGGAGGTGAACAGCGACCGCTACGTGGGAGCGCTGGTGGATCACTCCGGTGGCCACCTGCACCCGCTCAACCTGGTGCTCGGCGAGGCGATGGCCTTTGAAGCGCTGGGCGGGGTGATCCACGAGCAGACCCCTGTGCTGGAAGTGAGGCACGGCGAACCGGTCGTGCTGCGCACTCCTCAAGGCACGGTCACGGCCCAGCGGGTGGTCATGGCCGGCAACGCCTATCTGCAGGGGGTGCTGCCGGAGCTGGAGAACAGGTCGATGCCCTGTGGCACTCAGATCATCACCACCGAGCCGTTGCCGGAGACGTTGCGGCGTGAGTTGATACCCAACGACATGGCGGTGGAGGACTGTAATTACCTGCTCGACTACTATCGCTTCACCGCCGATGGCCGGCTGCTCTACGGTGGCGGCGTCAACTACGGCGGCCAGGATCCGGCGGATATCGCGGCGGTGATCCCCCCCCAACTGCTGAAGACCTTTCCCTCATTGGCCGAAGCCAATATCGATTATGCCTGGAGCGGCAATTTCCTGATGACCCTGAGTCGCCTGCCGCAGTTCGGGCGGCTGAACGGCAATGTCTACTATGCTCAGGGCTACTCCGGCCACGGGGTGACCTGTTCGCACCTGGCCGGACGCTTGATTGCCGAAGTCATGAGGGGGGAGAGCGAGCGCTTCGATGCCTTTGCCGGCCTGCCGCACCTGCCTTTCCCCGGGGGGCGACTGATGCGCGTACCCCTCTCCGCCCTTGGCGCCTGGTACTACTCGCTGCGAGATCGGTTGGGGTACTAG
- a CDS encoding type II toxin-antitoxin system RelE/ParE family toxin has protein sequence MARAIAWSPEALEDLELIAEFIERDSAFYARAVVTKLMDATRALGDFPEIGRAVPELGLPSIRERFVYSYRLIYRIEAERILVLGVIHGRRLLENTERFPQ, from the coding sequence GTGGCTCGAGCGATAGCCTGGTCGCCTGAGGCGCTCGAAGACCTGGAGCTGATCGCCGAATTTATCGAGCGAGACTCGGCCTTCTATGCACGGGCCGTCGTGACCAAACTCATGGATGCGACGCGGGCTCTAGGTGATTTTCCCGAGATAGGTCGGGCCGTGCCCGAGTTGGGGCTACCTTCGATTCGAGAGCGATTCGTTTATAGCTATCGGCTCATCTATCGTATCGAAGCCGAACGCATACTGGTTCTGGGCGTGATTCATGGGCGTCGTCTGCTGGAAAACACAGAGCGCTTTCCTCAATAG
- a CDS encoding ABC transporter permease subunit, with product MRKPSFTTVMLIVGLLFLYLPMVILVIYSFNSSRLVTVWAGFSGRWYIELFRDRQILAAVWTSLRIAFFSASMAVCLGTLAAFVMTRFSRFRGKTVLSSMVTAPLVMPEVITGLSLLLLFVHMAQMIGWPADRGMVTIWIAHTTFCSAYVAVVVASRLREVDLSIEEAAMDLGAGPVKTFFHITLPVISPALAAGWLLAFTLSLDDLVIASFVSGPGATTLPMVVFSSVRMGVSPKINALATLIILAVSLATFLAWYFMRRSEAKRRQAMLQDMTAGR from the coding sequence ATGCGTAAGCCATCCTTCACCACGGTGATGCTGATCGTCGGCCTGCTGTTCCTCTACCTGCCGATGGTCATCCTGGTGATCTACTCCTTCAACTCGTCGCGGCTGGTGACGGTATGGGCCGGATTCTCCGGGCGCTGGTACATCGAACTGTTTCGCGACCGGCAGATCCTGGCGGCCGTATGGACCAGCCTGCGCATTGCCTTCTTCTCGGCTTCCATGGCGGTGTGCCTGGGTACCCTGGCGGCCTTCGTGATGACGCGCTTCTCGCGCTTTCGGGGCAAGACGGTGCTCTCCAGCATGGTGACCGCGCCGCTGGTCATGCCCGAGGTGATCACCGGGCTGTCGCTGTTGCTGCTCTTCGTTCACATGGCGCAGATGATCGGCTGGCCGGCAGACCGTGGCATGGTCACCATCTGGATCGCCCACACCACCTTCTGCAGCGCCTACGTGGCGGTGGTGGTGGCGTCCAGGCTGCGCGAGGTGGACCTTTCCATCGAGGAGGCGGCCATGGATCTTGGCGCGGGGCCGGTGAAAACCTTCTTTCACATCACGCTGCCGGTGATCTCGCCGGCGCTGGCAGCCGGCTGGTTGCTGGCCTTCACCCTGTCGCTGGACGACCTGGTGATCGCCAGCTTCGTTTCCGGCCCCGGCGCCACGACCCTGCCCATGGTGGTGTTCTCCTCGGTGCGAATGGGGGTGTCGCCCAAGATCAATGCATTGGCCACCTTGATCATACTCGCTGTATCGCTGGCCACCTTTCTCGCCTGGTACTTCATGCGCCGCAGCGAGGCCAAGCGGCGACAGGCGATGCTCCAGGATATGACGGCAGGCCGATGA
- a CDS encoding glycine zipper 2TM domain-containing protein → MNKSTVVGVTLAVFGLGGLAFGAWQVQQPPEESGPQYADILGTESVTRSVETPREVCEDVVVSQSAPQQPSRDPNRIAGTAAGAVVGGLLGNQVGGGSGKTLATVAGVVGGGLAGREVQGRIEANQAPQTYTTTQRQCHTVMDSHQETLGYDVTWRYGDVVQTSRVDTPPQGDRVLIEDGRPRWESQITNEG, encoded by the coding sequence ATGAACAAATCAACCGTCGTAGGCGTGACATTGGCCGTTTTCGGTCTGGGTGGTCTGGCGTTCGGCGCCTGGCAGGTCCAGCAGCCTCCGGAGGAGAGCGGACCCCAGTATGCCGATATACTCGGCACGGAGAGCGTGACGCGCAGCGTCGAGACGCCCCGCGAGGTATGCGAGGACGTCGTGGTCAGCCAGTCTGCGCCGCAGCAGCCCAGCCGCGATCCGAATCGTATCGCCGGTACGGCTGCCGGTGCCGTCGTCGGTGGCCTGCTGGGCAACCAGGTCGGGGGCGGCAGCGGCAAGACACTGGCTACCGTTGCCGGTGTGGTGGGCGGCGGCCTGGCGGGACGCGAAGTGCAGGGCCGCATCGAGGCCAATCAGGCGCCCCAGACCTATACCACCACGCAGCGTCAGTGCCATACGGTGATGGATTCACACCAGGAAACCCTAGGCTATGACGTTACCTGGCGCTATGGCGACGTGGTACAGACCAGCCGTGTGGACACTCCGCCCCAGGGCGACCGTGTCCTCATCGAGGATGGCCGGCCCCGCTGGGAGAGCCAGATCACCAACGAAGGTTGA